From the Lolium rigidum isolate FL_2022 chromosome 2, APGP_CSIRO_Lrig_0.1, whole genome shotgun sequence genome, one window contains:
- the LOC124690115 gene encoding uncharacterized protein LOC124690115, translating into MSSVQCPFSLLLALLLCSWLVHPSQAFKLHGGYDEEKVPLSFIVADPTPVMSPLAAPPPVTGANDDDDGMKPRLPTERWRRGHGGEVRRHAHAPALAPSSSSGPAPAASAPASADAPAPDSGSGAPFIESSPAVPVPRGVRDTATILPMPAPGVKRQDVGRAAFVRPGVVVGLITIMASLGALC; encoded by the exons ATGTCCAGCGTGCAGTGTCCCTTCTCGTTGCTCCTAGCGTTGCTGCTCTGCTCCTGGCTCGTGCATCCGTCGCAAGCATTCAAG CTGCATGGCGGCTACGACGAGGAGAAGGTGCCGCTGAGCTTCATAGTGGCGGACCCAACGCCCGTGATGTCGCCGCTCGCCGCGCCCCCGCCCGTGACCGGcgccaacgacgacgacgacggcatgaAGCCGAGGCTGCCGACGGAGCGCTGGAGGCGCGGCCACGGCGGCGAGGTACGGCGCCACGCGCACGCTCCCGCGctcgcgccgtcgtcgtcgtcgggccCTGCCCCTGCGGCGAGTGCGCCAGCCTCGGCCGACGCGCCGGCGCCGGACTCCGGGAGCGGCGCCCCGTTCATCGAGAGCAGCCCCGCCGTGCCGGTCCCGCGCGGCGTCAGGGACACCGCCACCATCCTGCCAATGCCCGCACCAGGCGTCAAGCGCCAG GACGTGGGGAGAGCTGCTTTTGTTCGACCTGGTGTGGTGGTAGGGCTTATTACCATCATGGCGTCTTTAGGAGCTTTATGCTAG